Proteins co-encoded in one Opitutus terrae PB90-1 genomic window:
- a CDS encoding co-chaperone GroES — protein MANVKIKPIGDRVLVQHIEEKEQVRGGIIIPDSAKEKPQEAKVIALGTGKKGEDGKVTPFEVKVGDRVLISKYGGTEVKLDEKKYTLVREDDILGVIE, from the coding sequence ATGGCTAACGTCAAAATCAAGCCCATCGGCGATCGCGTGCTCGTCCAGCACATCGAAGAAAAAGAGCAGGTCCGGGGAGGCATCATCATCCCGGACAGCGCCAAAGAGAAGCCGCAGGAGGCCAAGGTTATCGCCCTCGGCACCGGCAAGAAAGGCGAGGACGGCAAGGTCACGCCCTTCGAGGTGAAAGTCGGCGACCGCGTGCTCATCAGCAAATACGGCGGCACCGAAGTGAAACTCGACGAGAAGAAATACACGCTCGTGCGCGAGGACGACATCCTCGGCGTGATCGAGTGA
- a CDS encoding glycoside hydrolase family 2 TIM barrel-domain containing protein, giving the protein MLEIVSLDHGWEFRRLESPVATAWTEVRLPHSPFLADLNGHGHWLGVCEYRRTLQVEHPVAGARYVLDVGAAMHSARVLIDGVEAGAHEGGYLPFEVDLTDHLASGAARVLTLVLDNRDNPHVPPGKPLQDLDFCWFGGLYRDVALRIYPPVHLTEAISAGEVAGGGVLVRTLELTERSARVAVKTQVRNATAAPVTMALQVELLLGNRIVASSRSGPITLAAQAAEHRELEIVVSQPRCWSPREPVLHRVRVTVLADDGTVLDLREMRFGIRRIAFSRSGGFVINGQRLRLRGTNRHQEHPYLGYAVPPAAQYRDARRIKEAGFDYVRLSHYPQAPEFLDACDELGIVVMNCIPGWQFLGGERFRAACVENARQLIRRDRNHPCVVLWELSLNETEMDEPFMAQLHAVGHEELPGDQMFTCGWIDGYDVFIHSRQHGKIHQWRNGDKALVVAEYGDWEYYAANEGFDQNTGAGVHAAWSNSRQFRANGERGLRQQAWNHVVALNDTLTSPAVLDGQWAMFDYARGYHPVRAACGVMDVFRLPKFSYHFYRSQRDADDVGSGWAGGPTVFIASHWTAASELRVVVFSNCEEVELSLNGKLLGRRRPERTSLTQKLPHPPFVFDLAKFEPGTLQATGWIAGQRRAVHQVATTGVASRIELAVDAASVPSGPTGPDLVFAHARICDADGNLCVAETRSVEFRLEGEGEIVGPRVLPAEAGVASVLVALNGQGAGVLTARGERLDAVRRELVVRSGGEARQSAAVRRTS; this is encoded by the coding sequence ATGCTCGAAATCGTCTCATTGGATCACGGCTGGGAATTCCGCCGACTCGAGTCGCCGGTCGCAACGGCTTGGACCGAGGTTCGGCTGCCGCACAGCCCGTTTCTCGCTGACCTCAACGGCCACGGCCACTGGCTGGGCGTGTGCGAGTATCGGCGAACGCTGCAGGTAGAACATCCCGTCGCCGGTGCGCGTTACGTCCTGGATGTCGGCGCGGCGATGCATTCGGCACGCGTGCTGATCGACGGCGTCGAGGCGGGCGCGCACGAGGGCGGCTATCTGCCGTTTGAAGTGGATCTGACGGATCACCTCGCGTCGGGCGCGGCCCGCGTGCTGACGCTCGTGCTCGACAACCGCGACAATCCGCACGTGCCGCCCGGCAAGCCGCTGCAGGACTTGGATTTTTGCTGGTTCGGCGGACTGTATCGCGACGTTGCGCTGCGGATCTATCCGCCGGTGCACCTCACGGAGGCAATCTCCGCCGGCGAAGTCGCGGGGGGCGGCGTGTTGGTGCGGACGCTCGAGCTCACCGAACGCAGCGCGCGGGTGGCGGTGAAGACGCAGGTGCGCAACGCCACGGCTGCGCCGGTGACCATGGCATTGCAGGTGGAGCTGCTGCTCGGCAATCGCATCGTGGCATCGTCGCGTAGCGGGCCGATCACCCTCGCGGCGCAGGCGGCCGAGCACCGGGAACTCGAGATCGTCGTGTCGCAGCCGCGCTGCTGGAGTCCGCGTGAGCCGGTGCTGCATCGGGTCCGCGTCACCGTGCTGGCGGACGACGGCACGGTTCTCGATCTGCGCGAGATGCGGTTTGGCATCCGGCGGATCGCGTTTTCGCGTTCGGGTGGATTTGTGATCAACGGCCAGCGGCTTCGGCTGCGCGGCACGAATCGCCACCAGGAGCATCCGTATCTCGGTTACGCCGTGCCGCCGGCGGCGCAGTATCGCGACGCGCGCCGGATCAAGGAGGCGGGGTTCGACTACGTGCGGCTCTCGCACTACCCGCAGGCGCCGGAGTTTTTGGACGCGTGCGACGAGCTCGGGATCGTGGTGATGAACTGCATCCCCGGCTGGCAGTTTCTCGGCGGCGAACGCTTCCGCGCGGCCTGCGTCGAGAACGCCCGCCAGCTCATCCGGCGCGATCGCAACCATCCGTGCGTTGTACTGTGGGAGCTGTCGTTGAACGAGACCGAGATGGACGAGCCGTTCATGGCGCAGCTTCACGCCGTCGGCCACGAGGAATTGCCTGGCGACCAGATGTTCACCTGCGGCTGGATCGACGGCTACGACGTTTTCATCCATTCGCGCCAGCACGGAAAGATCCACCAGTGGCGCAACGGCGACAAGGCGCTCGTCGTGGCGGAATACGGTGACTGGGAATATTACGCCGCGAATGAGGGCTTCGACCAGAATACGGGCGCTGGCGTGCACGCGGCGTGGAGCAACAGCCGGCAATTTCGCGCCAACGGTGAACGCGGACTCCGCCAGCAGGCGTGGAATCACGTGGTCGCGCTGAACGACACCTTGACGTCGCCGGCGGTGCTGGACGGGCAGTGGGCGATGTTCGACTACGCGCGGGGCTATCATCCAGTGCGCGCGGCGTGCGGCGTGATGGACGTGTTCCGGCTGCCGAAGTTTTCCTATCATTTCTACCGCAGCCAGCGTGATGCTGACGACGTGGGATCCGGTTGGGCGGGCGGACCGACGGTGTTCATCGCCTCGCATTGGACCGCGGCATCGGAGCTTCGCGTGGTGGTCTTCAGCAACTGCGAAGAGGTCGAGCTCAGCCTGAACGGGAAGCTGCTGGGTCGCCGGCGGCCGGAGCGGACCAGCCTCACGCAAAAACTCCCTCATCCGCCGTTTGTCTTCGATCTGGCCAAGTTCGAGCCGGGAACGCTGCAGGCGACCGGCTGGATCGCAGGCCAGCGGCGGGCGGTTCACCAAGTGGCCACGACCGGCGTCGCGTCGCGGATCGAACTCGCGGTGGATGCGGCGTCGGTGCCCAGCGGGCCGACCGGACCGGACCTCGTGTTCGCGCACGCACGGATCTGCGATGCGGATGGAAATCTCTGCGTGGCCGAGACGCGTTCGGTCGAATTCCGCCTCGAGGGCGAAGGCGAGATTGTGGGGCCCCGCGTGCTGCCGGCCGAAGCCGGCGTCGCATCGGTGTTGGTCGCGCTGAATGGACAGGGCGCTGGAGTGCTGACCGCGCGCGGCGAGCGCCTGGATGCGGTGCGGCGGGAACTCGTCGTTCGGAGCGGGGGCGAGGCTCGCCAGTCAGCTGCCGTGCGGCGCACGAGTTGA
- the dnaK gene encoding molecular chaperone DnaK: MSRILGIDLGTTNSCMAIMEGGEPVVIPNAEGARTTPSVVAFTKTGERLVGQAAKRQAVTNPRNTVFSSKRLIGRRFTEVKEEASHMPFKVVEGKNGDAYIEVQVGDKTEQFAPQQISAFVLAKMKADAEAYLGEKITQAVITVPAYFNDSQRQATKDAGKIAGLEVLRIINEPTAASLAYGLDKKKDEKIAVFDLGGGTFDISVLEIGDGVFEVKATNGDTHLGGDNWDEALITWLVDTFKKDNGIDLRKDPMALQRLKEEAEKAKIALSSTQSVDINLPFITADATGPKHLNVQLTRAKMEQICDHLFERCIPPFKSCLKDADLTPGQIDELVLVGGMTRMPRVVEIARQLGGKQPHQGVNPDEVVAVGAAIQGGVLKGEVRDVLLLDVTPLTLGIETAGQVATAMIPRNTTIPSKKTQIFSTYSDNQPGVEIVVLQGERPMSRDNKVLGTFKLDGIPPAPRGTPQIEVTFDIDANGILHVSAKDLGTGKDQKITIQGSSGLSKDEVEKMTKEAELHAEEDRKRKESVETKNQLDSTIYQLEKTLKEAGDKLPSDKKSKIESAIADAKKDLESADTARMKSAMEKLTALGGELYAEAQKAAQAAGAAAGPGEAAGGGESSSHGKKTEKKADVVDADFEVVDDDKKK, encoded by the coding sequence ATGAGCCGAATTTTAGGAATCGATTTAGGCACCACGAACTCGTGTATGGCGATTATGGAGGGCGGCGAGCCGGTGGTGATTCCCAATGCGGAGGGCGCCCGGACGACCCCGTCAGTCGTGGCATTCACGAAAACGGGTGAGCGTCTCGTCGGTCAGGCGGCGAAGCGGCAGGCCGTCACCAACCCCCGCAACACCGTATTTTCCTCGAAACGTTTGATCGGTCGCCGCTTCACCGAGGTGAAGGAAGAGGCGTCGCACATGCCGTTCAAGGTCGTCGAAGGCAAGAACGGCGACGCCTACATCGAGGTGCAGGTGGGCGACAAGACCGAGCAGTTCGCGCCACAGCAGATCTCGGCGTTCGTGCTGGCGAAGATGAAGGCCGATGCCGAGGCCTACCTCGGTGAGAAGATCACGCAGGCCGTGATCACCGTGCCGGCGTATTTCAACGATTCGCAGCGTCAGGCCACGAAGGACGCCGGCAAGATCGCCGGGCTCGAGGTGCTGCGCATCATCAACGAGCCGACCGCGGCCTCACTGGCCTACGGCCTCGACAAGAAGAAGGACGAGAAGATCGCGGTGTTCGATCTCGGTGGCGGTACGTTCGACATCTCCGTCCTCGAAATCGGCGACGGCGTGTTCGAGGTGAAGGCCACGAATGGCGACACGCACCTCGGCGGTGACAACTGGGACGAGGCATTGATCACGTGGCTCGTCGACACCTTCAAGAAGGACAACGGTATCGACCTGCGCAAGGACCCGATGGCGCTGCAACGCCTGAAGGAAGAGGCTGAGAAGGCGAAGATCGCGCTGTCGTCCACGCAGTCGGTCGACATCAACCTGCCGTTCATCACGGCGGACGCGACCGGCCCGAAGCACCTCAACGTGCAGCTCACGCGCGCGAAGATGGAGCAGATCTGTGACCATCTTTTCGAGCGCTGCATCCCGCCGTTCAAGAGCTGCCTCAAGGACGCGGATCTTACGCCGGGCCAGATCGACGAGCTCGTGCTCGTTGGTGGCATGACGCGTATGCCGAGGGTGGTCGAGATCGCGCGGCAGCTCGGCGGCAAACAGCCGCACCAAGGCGTGAATCCTGACGAGGTTGTCGCCGTTGGCGCGGCCATCCAGGGTGGCGTGCTCAAGGGCGAGGTTCGCGACGTGTTGCTGCTCGACGTGACGCCGTTGACGCTCGGCATCGAGACGGCGGGTCAGGTGGCCACCGCGATGATTCCGCGCAACACGACGATCCCGAGCAAGAAGACCCAGATCTTTTCAACTTACAGCGACAATCAGCCCGGCGTGGAAATCGTCGTGCTGCAGGGCGAGCGTCCGATGTCGCGCGACAACAAGGTGCTCGGCACCTTCAAGCTCGACGGCATTCCGCCGGCTCCGCGCGGCACGCCGCAGATCGAAGTCACGTTCGACATCGACGCGAACGGCATCCTGCACGTCTCCGCGAAGGATCTCGGCACCGGCAAGGACCAGAAGATCACGATCCAAGGTTCGTCCGGCCTCTCGAAGGATGAGGTCGAGAAGATGACCAAGGAAGCCGAGCTGCACGCCGAGGAAGACCGCAAGCGCAAGGAGTCGGTCGAGACGAAGAATCAGCTCGATTCGACGATCTACCAGCTCGAGAAGACGCTCAAGGAGGCCGGCGACAAGCTGCCCTCCGACAAGAAGTCCAAGATCGAGTCGGCGATCGCCGACGCGAAGAAGGATCTCGAGAGCGCCGACACCGCGCGCATGAAGTCGGCGATGGAAAAACTCACCGCGCTGGGCGGCGAACTCTACGCGGAGGCGCAGAAAGCCGCGCAGGCGGCCGGCGCTGCCGCAGGTCCGGGCGAGGCGGCCGGTGGCGGCGAAAGCAGCAGCCACGGCAAGAAGACCGAGAAGAAGGCCGACGTCGTCGATGCCGACTTCGAGGTCGTCGACGACGACAAGAAGAAGTAA
- a CDS encoding BMC domain-containing protein codes for MSAEKSVGLIELSSVAAGYLVADTVLKAGNVKLYLSRSICSGKYMVVIAGDAAGVESAIRAGAEAAEGCLIDSFVIAQIHPDVLTALGRTQVAPPNGALGIVESFNVATLLRAADAMAKSSNVTLLEVRLAMALGGKAFVTLTGDVASVQAAVNVGRAVVGEAGMLVNAVVISRPHPDILREMV; via the coding sequence ATGAGCGCAGAAAAATCCGTCGGGTTGATCGAACTCTCGAGTGTGGCCGCCGGCTATCTCGTGGCCGACACGGTGCTGAAAGCGGGCAACGTGAAGCTCTACCTGTCGCGCAGCATCTGCTCGGGCAAGTACATGGTGGTGATCGCCGGCGATGCCGCAGGCGTGGAGAGCGCGATCCGCGCCGGCGCGGAGGCGGCGGAGGGTTGCCTGATTGACAGCTTCGTGATTGCGCAGATTCACCCCGACGTGCTCACGGCGCTGGGACGCACGCAGGTCGCGCCGCCGAATGGCGCGCTGGGGATCGTGGAATCTTTCAACGTCGCCACATTGCTGCGTGCGGCCGACGCCATGGCGAAGAGCTCAAATGTCACGCTGCTCGAAGTGCGGCTGGCGATGGCGCTGGGCGGGAAGGCGTTTGTCACGCTGACCGGGGACGTCGCCTCGGTGCAAGCCGCCGTGAATGTCGGTCGTGCGGTCGTCGGTGAAGCGGGAATGCTGGTGAACGCGGTGGTGATCTCGCGGCCACATCCGGATATCTTGCGGGAGATGGTGTGA
- a CDS encoding MFS transporter, giving the protein MSTETRRETRKEDRVGFWEKTSLGAGYLALFYGNAGVKSLAIPVYQMVLGVNPALLGLVLAIPRFWDALTDPIVGFISDNTHSRFGRRKPIIVIGAIVQALAFGAIWMVPAGMSQTATIAYLIGALLLFYTCFSVFSVPLMSLTYEMTPDYQERTRVAAFGGFFGKIGELTYSWVFWVANLAFFGSVMFGVRTVGWIIAIVVMGLVGMIPGLFVRERYFKKAVKQERVRLGPAFRAAFSNRAFTVLIGLTVCQVLAGMLASNIDYYLLVYYMCDGDIVEGSKWKGVLSTGYAVLGIGMIYPVNWLANRYGKRTTLSLIFGLVLLGGVGKWFIYTPGHLWKILLDPLLCGPVWTALNVLTPSMLADVCDDDELRHGLRREGMLGALFSWIQKTGYALAFFGAGVALNLTGFDATLGGAQAGGTILGMRLTLALSTVLWAAIAIALLCFYPLSRQRAYEIRDQLEARRGTV; this is encoded by the coding sequence ATGAGCACCGAGACGCGGCGCGAAACGCGGAAGGAGGACCGGGTCGGGTTCTGGGAGAAGACCTCTCTCGGCGCCGGTTACCTCGCGCTGTTCTACGGCAACGCCGGCGTGAAGAGCCTGGCGATTCCGGTCTACCAGATGGTGCTGGGCGTGAATCCCGCGCTGCTCGGGCTGGTGCTCGCCATCCCGCGGTTCTGGGACGCGCTCACGGATCCGATCGTCGGATTCATCTCCGACAACACGCACTCGCGGTTTGGCCGCCGGAAGCCGATCATCGTGATCGGCGCGATCGTGCAGGCGCTGGCGTTTGGCGCGATCTGGATGGTGCCGGCCGGCATGAGCCAGACGGCGACGATCGCGTATCTGATCGGTGCGCTGCTGCTGTTCTACACGTGCTTCTCGGTGTTCTCGGTGCCGTTGATGAGCCTGACCTACGAGATGACGCCGGACTATCAGGAGCGCACGCGAGTTGCGGCGTTCGGCGGCTTTTTTGGCAAGATCGGCGAGCTGACCTACAGCTGGGTGTTTTGGGTCGCGAACCTCGCGTTCTTCGGGTCGGTGATGTTCGGCGTGCGCACGGTGGGTTGGATCATCGCGATCGTCGTGATGGGGCTCGTCGGGATGATCCCGGGGCTGTTCGTGCGCGAGCGTTACTTCAAGAAAGCGGTGAAGCAGGAGCGCGTGCGACTCGGGCCGGCGTTTCGCGCGGCGTTCAGCAATCGCGCGTTCACGGTCCTGATCGGGCTCACGGTGTGCCAAGTCCTGGCCGGGATGCTCGCGAGCAACATCGACTATTACCTGCTCGTTTACTACATGTGCGACGGCGACATCGTCGAGGGCAGCAAATGGAAGGGCGTGCTCTCGACCGGCTACGCGGTTCTCGGCATCGGGATGATCTATCCGGTGAACTGGCTGGCGAACCGCTACGGCAAGCGCACGACGCTGAGCCTGATCTTCGGGCTCGTGCTGCTGGGCGGCGTGGGCAAGTGGTTCATCTACACGCCGGGGCATCTCTGGAAGATTCTCCTCGATCCGCTGCTGTGCGGGCCGGTGTGGACGGCGCTCAACGTGCTCACGCCCTCGATGCTCGCGGATGTCTGCGATGACGACGAACTGCGACACGGGCTGCGCCGCGAAGGCATGCTGGGCGCGCTGTTCTCCTGGATTCAAAAGACCGGCTACGCGCTGGCGTTCTTCGGCGCGGGCGTGGCCCTGAACCTCACCGGCTTCGACGCGACGCTGGGCGGGGCGCAGGCGGGCGGCACGATCCTCGGGATGCGGTTGACGCTCGCGCTCTCGACGGTGCTCTGGGCCGCGATCGCGATCGCGCTGCTGTGTTTCTATCCGCTCAGCCGCCAGCGCGCCTATGAAATCCGCGACCAACTCGAAGCGCGTCGCGGCACCGTCTGA
- a CDS encoding 4Fe-4S dicluster domain-containing protein: MNLVEQVRLAGVVGAGGGGFPAHIKLAGKADVVIANGAECEPLLHKDAAVMERNARDLVTGLQLAMEAVGATTGIVGLKAKNQHAQEAVTEACRGTTIRIHLLGDYYPAGDEYDLVYTTTGRLIPPAGIPLNVGAVVSNVETLVNIAAAAEGRPVTHKTLTIAGAVAAPATLTVPLGTTLRACLDAAGGPTVLDPVLCIGGMMMGETTTDLDRPVTKTTGGVIVLPRSHRIIQRKLKPATLQHAIGKSACDQCRYCTEYCPRFLLGYAVEPHQVMRSLAFTATGAAHWNDWAALCCACGLCTLYACPEELFPKEACDQAKVEMRRANVKWSGPATVKPHPMREGRRVPIKTLMRKLHISDYEHPAPWRATQISPSRLVIALKQSAGSPCQPCVRAGDAVAAGQMLGNVPEKALGAAIHAPLTGTVTEITPNHILLQVSPKP, encoded by the coding sequence ATGAATCTGGTTGAGCAGGTCCGGCTCGCGGGCGTCGTCGGCGCAGGCGGCGGCGGATTTCCGGCGCACATCAAACTCGCCGGCAAGGCAGACGTGGTCATCGCCAACGGCGCCGAATGCGAGCCGCTTCTGCACAAGGACGCGGCGGTGATGGAGCGCAATGCGCGGGATCTGGTGACTGGGCTGCAGCTGGCGATGGAGGCGGTCGGTGCGACGACTGGGATCGTTGGCCTGAAGGCGAAGAACCAGCACGCGCAGGAGGCGGTCACAGAGGCGTGCCGCGGCACGACGATTCGCATTCACCTGCTGGGCGATTACTACCCGGCGGGCGATGAATACGATCTTGTCTATACGACCACCGGTCGCTTGATCCCACCGGCGGGCATCCCGCTTAACGTCGGCGCAGTGGTCAGCAACGTCGAAACCCTCGTCAACATCGCCGCGGCCGCGGAAGGCCGACCGGTCACGCACAAGACGCTGACGATCGCCGGCGCGGTGGCGGCGCCCGCCACGCTGACAGTGCCGCTGGGCACTACGCTGCGCGCGTGCCTCGACGCGGCCGGCGGGCCGACGGTGCTCGATCCCGTGCTCTGCATTGGCGGGATGATGATGGGCGAGACCACGACCGATCTGGATCGGCCGGTGACGAAGACCACGGGCGGCGTGATCGTGCTCCCGCGCAGCCATCGCATCATCCAGCGAAAGCTGAAGCCCGCGACGTTGCAGCACGCCATCGGCAAGTCGGCCTGCGACCAGTGCCGTTACTGCACCGAATACTGTCCGCGCTTCCTGCTCGGCTATGCGGTGGAGCCGCACCAGGTGATGCGTTCGCTCGCGTTCACGGCGACCGGCGCCGCGCACTGGAACGACTGGGCCGCGTTGTGCTGCGCGTGCGGGCTGTGCACGCTCTACGCGTGTCCGGAGGAGCTTTTCCCCAAGGAGGCCTGTGATCAGGCCAAGGTCGAAATGCGGCGCGCAAATGTAAAATGGTCCGGCCCGGCGACGGTGAAGCCACATCCGATGCGCGAGGGGCGCCGCGTCCCAATCAAGACGCTGATGCGCAAGCTGCATATTTCCGACTACGAGCATCCGGCGCCGTGGCGCGCGACGCAGATTTCCCCGAGCCGGCTGGTGATCGCGTTGAAGCAAAGCGCCGGATCGCCGTGCCAGCCGTGCGTGCGCGCGGGCGACGCCGTGGCCGCCGGACAGATGCTCGGCAACGTTCCTGAGAAAGCGTTGGGAGCGGCGATCCACGCGCCACTCACCGGAACGGTGACGGAGATCACGCCGAATCACATCCTTCTCCAGGTCTCCCCAAAACCATGA
- the groL gene encoding chaperonin GroEL (60 kDa chaperone family; promotes refolding of misfolded polypeptides especially under stressful conditions; forms two stacked rings of heptamers to form a barrel-shaped 14mer; ends can be capped by GroES; misfolded proteins enter the barrel where they are refolded when GroES binds), with protein MAAKQLLFDESARQKILRGVELLSRAVKVTLGPKGRNVVIDKKFGSPTVTKDGVTVAKEVELPDPYENMGAQMVKEVASKTSNAAGDGTTTATVLAEAIYKEGLKNVTAGSNPVYLKRGIDKAVEAAVTELARVSKKVNDREEIRQVATVSANWDETIGNIIADAMDKVGKDGTITVEEAKSIETTLDVVEGMQFDKGYLSPYFATNAEAQEAILEDAYVLIHEKKISSLQDLLPLLQTVAKSGKPLLVIAEEVEGEALAALVVNKIRGTLNVCAVKAPGFGDRRKAMLEDIAVLTGGRCITEDLGIKLENVQVSDLGRAKRITVDKENTTIVEGAGKSSDIQGRVKQIRRQIDETTSDYDREKLQERLAKLAGGVAVINVGAATETEMKEKKARVEDALHATRAAVEEGIVAGGGVALLRCVKVIDALQLEGDEKIGSQIVRRAVEHPIRMLCQNAGVEGAVVVGEILSNKGNYGYNVATDKYEDLVKAGVVDPTKVTRTALQNAASVAGLLLTTECMITEIPEKEKAPAGGPGAGGMGGMDY; from the coding sequence ATGGCTGCTAAACAACTCCTGTTCGACGAGTCTGCTCGTCAGAAAATCCTTCGCGGCGTCGAGCTGCTCTCGCGCGCGGTGAAGGTCACCCTCGGCCCCAAGGGCCGCAACGTCGTCATCGACAAGAAATTTGGTTCACCGACCGTCACCAAGGACGGCGTGACCGTCGCCAAGGAGGTCGAGCTGCCCGATCCCTACGAGAACATGGGCGCGCAGATGGTGAAGGAAGTCGCTTCCAAGACGAGCAACGCCGCCGGTGACGGCACCACCACCGCCACCGTGCTCGCGGAGGCCATCTACAAGGAAGGCCTGAAGAACGTCACGGCCGGCTCGAACCCGGTTTACCTGAAGCGCGGCATCGACAAGGCTGTCGAGGCCGCCGTCACCGAGCTCGCGCGCGTTTCCAAGAAGGTCAACGACCGCGAGGAAATCCGCCAGGTCGCGACCGTGTCGGCCAACTGGGACGAGACGATCGGCAACATCATTGCCGACGCGATGGACAAGGTGGGCAAGGACGGCACGATCACCGTCGAGGAAGCGAAGTCGATCGAGACGACGCTCGACGTGGTCGAGGGCATGCAGTTCGACAAGGGCTACCTGTCGCCGTATTTCGCCACCAACGCGGAAGCGCAGGAAGCGATCCTCGAGGACGCGTACGTTTTGATCCACGAGAAGAAGATCAGCTCGCTGCAGGACCTCCTGCCGCTGCTGCAGACCGTGGCCAAGAGCGGCAAGCCGCTGCTCGTCATCGCTGAGGAAGTCGAAGGCGAAGCGCTCGCCGCCCTCGTGGTGAACAAGATCCGTGGCACGCTGAACGTGTGTGCGGTGAAGGCTCCTGGCTTCGGCGATCGCCGCAAGGCGATGCTCGAGGACATCGCGGTCCTCACCGGCGGCCGCTGCATCACCGAGGATCTCGGCATCAAGCTCGAGAACGTCCAGGTCAGCGACCTCGGTCGCGCCAAGCGCATCACCGTCGACAAGGAGAACACCACGATCGTCGAGGGTGCGGGCAAGAGCTCCGACATCCAGGGCCGCGTGAAGCAGATCCGTCGTCAGATCGACGAGACCACGTCCGACTACGATCGCGAGAAGCTCCAGGAACGCCTGGCGAAGCTCGCCGGTGGCGTGGCCGTGATCAATGTCGGCGCCGCGACCGAGACCGAGATGAAGGAAAAGAAGGCTCGCGTCGAAGACGCGCTGCACGCCACGCGTGCGGCCGTCGAGGAAGGCATCGTCGCAGGCGGTGGCGTGGCGCTCCTGCGCTGCGTCAAGGTCATCGACGCGCTGCAGCTCGAGGGCGACGAGAAGATCGGTTCGCAAATCGTCCGTCGTGCGGTTGAGCACCCGATCCGGATGCTCTGCCAGAACGCCGGCGTCGAAGGCGCGGTTGTCGTGGGCGAGATTCTCTCGAACAAGGGCAACTACGGCTACAACGTTGCGACCGACAAGTACGAGGATCTGGTCAAGGCCGGTGTCGTCGACCCGACGAAGGTCACGCGCACCGCGCTGCAGAACGCCGCGTCCGTCGCCGGCCTGTTGCTCACGACCGAGTGCATGATCACTGAGATTCCGGAGAAAGAAAAGGCTCCGGCGGGTGGTCCTGGCGCCGGCGGCATGGGCGGAATGGATTACTAA
- a CDS encoding LacI family DNA-binding transcriptional regulator: MKRPEAAPRPGKKSTIYDLARLAEVSPGTVSRVLNNRDKVKPETRERVLRAAKELNLKPQVSVRTRQIAILSEPTFTDRIEGYAATLAAHLAFAFSRRNIGVMLPSNPFEQLPGSFLDGVVAVTFDKALQTMLRELETRMPVVYMDKFDADAREYAVCSDHFNAGYLAAKHFIARGRKAPAFFAGNSRPFVERLRGFRKALAEAKVAADERLQLLVGPEISRASAITRLVRAGADALYVPGTSFQAMECLHILTYVMGLKVPQDVSLIGGENEGISALQNPPLTTVEEPLKEMAEQAVTMMDRLTSGGKVQPRQLTLPVRLIERDSVA; the protein is encoded by the coding sequence ATGAAACGCCCCGAGGCTGCTCCGCGTCCCGGCAAGAAATCGACGATCTACGATCTGGCCCGACTCGCTGAAGTGTCGCCCGGCACGGTGAGTCGCGTGTTGAACAACCGCGACAAGGTGAAGCCCGAAACACGCGAGCGGGTGCTGCGCGCGGCCAAGGAACTCAACCTCAAGCCGCAGGTGTCCGTGCGCACACGGCAGATCGCGATCTTGTCGGAGCCGACGTTTACCGACCGGATCGAGGGCTATGCGGCGACCCTTGCGGCGCATCTGGCGTTTGCCTTCTCGCGGCGCAACATCGGCGTGATGCTGCCGTCGAATCCGTTCGAGCAGCTGCCGGGCAGCTTTCTCGACGGCGTGGTGGCGGTGACGTTCGACAAAGCGCTGCAGACGATGCTGCGCGAGCTCGAGACGCGGATGCCGGTGGTCTACATGGACAAGTTCGACGCCGATGCGCGGGAATACGCGGTGTGCTCGGATCATTTCAACGCGGGTTATCTGGCGGCGAAGCACTTCATCGCGCGCGGCCGGAAAGCGCCGGCGTTCTTCGCGGGCAACTCGCGGCCGTTCGTCGAGCGGTTGCGCGGGTTCAGGAAGGCGCTGGCCGAGGCGAAAGTCGCCGCGGACGAGCGGCTGCAACTGCTCGTCGGACCGGAGATCAGTCGCGCCTCGGCGATCACCCGGCTGGTGCGCGCCGGGGCCGACGCGCTGTATGTGCCGGGCACGAGCTTTCAGGCGATGGAGTGCCTGCACATCCTGACCTACGTCATGGGCCTGAAAGTGCCGCAGGACGTTTCGCTGATCGGCGGCGAGAACGAAGGAATTTCGGCGCTGCAGAATCCACCGCTGACCACGGTGGAGGAGCCGCTGAAGGAAATGGCGGAACAGGCGGTGACCATGATGGACCGGCTGACCTCGGGGGGGAAGGTGCAGCCGCGCCAGCTGACGCTGCCGGTGCGACTCATCGAACGCGACTCGGTCGCCTGA